Proteins found in one Plodia interpunctella isolate USDA-ARS_2022_Savannah chromosome 24, ilPloInte3.2, whole genome shotgun sequence genomic segment:
- the LOC128680524 gene encoding uncharacterized protein LOC128680524, with amino-acid sequence MDLNNSQNQSYWFVVREDQSNVIFSTNNVIQNPQIAGHETRYIVDTSDNHQYIQLHKPEIVEPNVEPEETPAPVDIDNFWDRHKVQLLLSLWRDDRFKDTNNKDKTMWDQVAAVVGINEVECIRKYKSLRRTYARLLKKARLGENVKWIHYNICDEIFKDCKTLSPSALGPWEDKKIRRLLALYIENLHRFRDRDCFQRDIWKEIASALNTSEYNCYQKFRNLKRRYFSWLDKKGNTGRQIKWPYLQYFERIFYDYEPSIYSWDSNKIKQLIDTYCQIAYKFRSPNFRKKELWKEIGEIVGKKASDCDRKFRNLKQTYFRLKMRADTGRPVTKWKYYKDFETLYNMKSSRNGAPFTRFQDEDYVIQMLTFIIDNIEKFKCSKRKRKYFWRLIGPKLGLTADECDRKFRNLKQTYIRLREQKDQSGKLNKWPYYSYFDKIFEDWSAEQPIYNTVDGRSGDFDNHTISEIRKVMRDMQDRHNGDKFNKLVQAMQDSNDIQRERNIILKALLDRR; translated from the exons ATGGACTTAAATAATTCTCAGAACCAAAGTTATTGGTTTGTTGTTCGTGAGGACCAGAGCAATGTCATTTTTAGTACGAATAATGTCATACAGAATCCacaaa TTGCAGGACATGAAACCAGGTATATTGTTGATACAAGTGATAACCACCAGTACATACAACTACACAAGCCTGAAATAGTTGAGCCCAATGTAGAGCCCGAAGAAACTCCTGCTCCAGTTGACATTGACAACTTTTGGGACAGACACAAGGTCCAGTTGTTACTCTCCTTGTGGCGAGATGACCGTTTCAAAGATACCAACAACAAGGACAAGACTATGTGGGACCAGGTGGCTGCAGTAGTGGGTATCAATGAAGTTGaatgtataagaaaatataaaagcttgaGGCGCACCTATGCAAGATTGTTGAAGAAAGCAAGATTAGGTGAAAATGTCAAATGGATTCACTATAACATCtgtgatgaaatttttaaagattGCAAAACATTGTCTCCATCTGCCCTTGGGCCCTGGGAAGACAAAAAGATAAGGAGGCTGCTTGCACTCTATATAGAAAATCTCCACAGATTTCGGGACAGAGATTGCTTCCAAAGGGACATATGGAAGGAGATAGCATCTGCATTAAACACAAGTGAATATAATTGTTACCAAAAGTTTAGAAACCTAAAGAGAAGGTATTTTTCTTGGTTGGACAAGAAAGGGAATACTGGAAGGCAAATTAAATGGCCTTACCTCCAATACTTTGagagaatattttatgattatgaaCCTTCTATATATTCCTGGGATAGCAACAAGATCAAGCAGTTAATTGACACTTACTGCCAGATTGCATATAAATTTAGGAGTCCTAACTTCAGGAAAAAAGAACTATGGAAGGAAATAGGAGAAATAGTTGGAAAGAAAGCTAGTGATTGTGATAGAAAGTTCCGAAACCTGAAGCAAACTTATTTTCGATTGAAGATGAGGGCTGACACTGGCAGACCTGTGACAAAATGGAAGTACTATAAGGATTTCGAAACATTATACAATATGAAAAGTAGTAGAAATGGTGCACCATTCACCAGATTTCAAGATGAAGATTATGTGATACAAATGTTGACATTTATAATTGATAATATAGAAAAGTTTAAATGTTCAAAGAGGAAACGGAAGTACTTTTGGAGGCTCATAGGCCCAAAACTGGGATTGACAGCAGATGAGTGCGACCGTAAATTTAGAAACCTCAAGCAAACCTACATCAGACTGCGAGAACAAAAAGACCAGAGtggaaagttaaataaatggcCATATTATTCTTACTTTGATAAGATATTTGAAGATTGGTCAGCAGAGCAACCAATCTATAATACCGTGGATGGTAGAAGTGGGGATTTTGATAACCACACCATATCAGAAATAAGAAAGGTGATGCGTGATATGCAGGACAGACATAATGGAGACAAGTTTAACAAGCTGGTTCAAGCTATGCAAGACTCCAATGATATTCAAAGAGAGAGGAATATAATTCTGAAAGCTCTTCTGGACAGAAGATGA
- the LOC128680526 gene encoding nucleoplasmin-like protein isoform X1, protein MSDEYFYGATLSASHQSETWDPEAKAEYPRTNKLLIRQALLGPEAKPDELNVVQVETMSLQDSVKIPVAVLKVGETRHARLDIEFPDAPVTFTLVQGSGPVHLIGQHLLGALVDEFEEMEEMEEEMLDEEEGDDSQFKDDENKRKPSAGKRKTNEDEDDEEGEPKGKKAKMSNNAKGKAPSPKKNAKK, encoded by the exons ATGTCTgacgaatatttttatg GTGCTACCTTGTCGGCGTCACACCAATCCGAGACATGGGACCCCGAGGCGAAAGCGGAGTACCCGCGCACCAACAAACTCCTCATACGCCAAGCGTTATTAGGACCAGAGGCCAAGCCCGATGAACTCAATGTCGTACAG GTAGAGACAATGTCTCTACAGGACTCAGTGAAGATCCCAGTAGCCGTCCTCAAGGTCGGCGAGACGAGGCACGCGCGCCTTGATATTGAATTCCCCGATGCACCAGTCACTTTCACACTTGTACAG GGATCAGGACCAGTGCATCTGATTGGCCAGCACCTGCTGGGGGCTCTGGTCGATGAGTTTGAAGAAATGGAGGAAATGGAAGAGGAAATGTTGGATGAGGAAGAAGGTGATGACTCTCAGTTCAAG GACgatgaaaataaaaggaaaCCGTCTGCAGGCAAGCGCAAGACGAATGAG GATGAGGATGACGAGGAAGGCGAGCCCAAGGGCAAGAAGGCGAAAATGTCAAACAACGCCAAAGGCAAAGCCCCGTCGCCGAAGAAGAACGCCAAGAAGTGA
- the LOC128680526 gene encoding nucleoplasmin-like protein isoform X2, giving the protein MSDEYFYGATLSASHQSETWDPEAKAEYPRTNKLLIRQALLGPEAKPDELNVVQVETMSLQDSVKIPVAVLKVGETRHARLDIEFPDAPVTFTLVQGSGPVHLIGQHLLGALVDEFEEMEEMEEEMLDEEEGDDSQFKDEDDEEGEPKGKKAKMSNNAKGKAPSPKKNAKK; this is encoded by the exons ATGTCTgacgaatatttttatg GTGCTACCTTGTCGGCGTCACACCAATCCGAGACATGGGACCCCGAGGCGAAAGCGGAGTACCCGCGCACCAACAAACTCCTCATACGCCAAGCGTTATTAGGACCAGAGGCCAAGCCCGATGAACTCAATGTCGTACAG GTAGAGACAATGTCTCTACAGGACTCAGTGAAGATCCCAGTAGCCGTCCTCAAGGTCGGCGAGACGAGGCACGCGCGCCTTGATATTGAATTCCCCGATGCACCAGTCACTTTCACACTTGTACAG GGATCAGGACCAGTGCATCTGATTGGCCAGCACCTGCTGGGGGCTCTGGTCGATGAGTTTGAAGAAATGGAGGAAATGGAAGAGGAAATGTTGGATGAGGAAGAAGGTGATGACTCTCAGTTCAAG GATGAGGATGACGAGGAAGGCGAGCCCAAGGGCAAGAAGGCGAAAATGTCAAACAACGCCAAAGGCAAAGCCCCGTCGCCGAAGAAGAACGCCAAGAAGTGA
- the LOC128680421 gene encoding uncharacterized protein LOC128680421 — MNLRRIVSKTSLKSSLKYKEQYLDEKSKLIFEVQLLRENVEYLNKRLENQDVAIKIISDEKEKLNLELKSVQLTNRNLKQEIDDEREIHFKEKEYLLRELKKYSTKPFLPNGDLTPKNISIYHIKKPEVNNLDLYQQVKIKDEVIFNICRKYMKISYAKKCLKNKICLLQSQTEKMCENIISLLQENQETLDRLINKLLALSKISQNRKKNLKDIKSYGQLHYENMQLKISILSYEAKDNVISKSIGKTSTPDYFSSIYFTDYSKSEEVLKFKHDLKVLKMKNRGSINCDYLFPSKSDTCLGLK, encoded by the exons atgaatttgagACGTATCGTATCTAAAACTTCACTGAAATCCTCTTTGAAATATAAAGAACAATATTTGGACgagaaatcaaaattaatttttgaggTTCAACTTCTTAGAGAAAACGTCGAATATCTAAATAAACGTTTAGAAAATCAGGATgtggcaataaaaattatttccgatgagaaagaaaaactgaatttagaattaaaatcTGTGCAATTAACGAACAGAAACTTGAAACAAGAAATCGACGATGAAAG agaaatacattttaaagaaaaggAATACCTACTTCGAGAATTGAAGAAGTATTCCACCAAACCATTTTTACCAAATGGAGATTTAACGCCAAAGAACATCAGTATTTACCATATCAAAAAG CCAGaagttaataatttagatttgtATCAACAAGTGAAGATTAAGGATGAAGTGATCTTCAATATTTGTAGGAAATACATGAAGATAAGTTATGCtaagaaatgtttaaaaaataaaatatgcctGTTACAGTCACAAACTGAAAAA AtgtgtgaaaatattatctcCTTGCTACAAGAAAATCAAGAAACTCTAGATAGATTGATAAATAAGTTACTcgcattatcaaaaatatctcaaaatagaaaaaaaaatcttaaagatATTAAGTCTTATGGGCAGCTCCACTATGAGAACATGCaacttaaaatttcaattctcTCATATGAAGCAAAAGATAATGTTATTAGTAAATCTATAGGCAAAACATCCACCccagattatttttcatctatatattttactgattATTCTAAGTCTGAGgaggttttaaaatttaaacatgatCTAAAAGTACTCAAAATGAAAAACCGTGGAAGTATAAACTGTGACTATTTATTTCCATCAAAGTCAGATACTTGTTtaggtttaaaataa